ACTTTTTTATCTTAAAATGATCTCTCAAAAAATCACACGATTTATAGTATACCAAATCCGGCATGATTTGAGAAGGTTTTGCGCGCATTTCTTTGCAGTTTTCCACTGCTTACCAGTGGAACAGGCTGTGCAGCCAGCCAAAGAACCCACCGCCGGAGCTGCCGGAAGTGGAAATGCTCACACCCGTGTAGTAGTGGCTCAGGATCTCCCGGTAGCCCATGCCCTGCTCCTGTGCGTAACCCACAGCACCGCACTGGCTCATGCCCACGCCATGGCCAAAGCCGTAATAGGTCATGCAGGGAGTGCCGCTTTCGTCCGCGCCAAAGTCGAAGCAGTAGCGGGAGGAAACGAACTGGCCGATATAGCGGTAGCTGCGGCCATTGGAAACAAAGGTGTTGTACTGCACAAAGCCGCCCAGATCCTTGTGGGTGGTGTCGGCGCTGACGTAGGGCTCGCCGGTGCGGCTGTCGTTATACTCTTTATAGGTATAGTCTTTTCCGATGACCCGGCGCAGCTTGTTGTGGTACTGCTCCTCGTAGGGGCTCTCCACGCTCTGCAGATACGGCACATCGGTGCCCCATGCGTCCCGGCCGGAGCAGGTGCCGTACACGCCGGTCTGGGTGTTGTAGCCCGCACTGGCCGACCACACGGCGTCGCAGACGCTGCCGTTGTAGGTAAGGATCTCATTTTTCACCGGTTCCACCGCCCTGCGGATGGCTTCCCGTGCCGAGGACGGGATCTGATCCACCGGAGTGTAGATAAGCGCATTGGCAGAGGAGCCGTACTGCTTGTGGTATTCCAGATAGGAATGGATGGCCACCGCCTGTGCCTTCCACGCCTGCTGGGCGGCGCTGGCGCTGACATAGCTGCCAATGGAGCCAAGCTCCGTGTAGGTAATGCCCACAAGGCAGTCCACAAGGTTCAGCGTAACATTGCGCTGCAGGCCTTTTCCCTTGATGTTGAGGTAAGGCATGGTGATGGTATCACTGGTGCCAAAGAGCCATGCAAGGCAGTTTTCCTCCTCGGCAGGGATCAGGGTCGTGTCCGCGCCGCCCATAGTGGTGGCTGCCGAAGCCGCCGGGGCCAGCACGCAAACGCACAGCGCTGCTGCCAGCACAAACGCCGCCGCGCGGCGCACAAACCGATGCAGATGTTTCAAAAGTGATCTCCTCCTGTTTTTTGCAGATTTCTGACTGTATTTTTTACAGTGTAACACAGCCTGCGCCTGCGGGCAAGGACTGGACTTTCGTTTTCACATCTGGACAAAGAAGAAACCGGAGGGCCTTTCCCGTTCGGGCTGCTCTCCGGTCTGATTTATAAGGTCTCCGGCCGACGACGCATGGCATCGTCGATCTCGTTCTCGATCTCCCGCAGGCAGTCCAGCAGCACCGGATTGAACGCCCCGGCCTCGCCGGTGCAAAGCATCTGCACTGCAGCCGCGCAGGGTACCGGCGGCTGGCTTCCGCTGCCAGTAGTCAGCGTTTCGTAGGCATCCGCAAGGCCGACCACCTGTGCCGCAATGGGGATCTGTTCGCCAACCAGCTGGTCCGGGTAGCCGCTGCCGTCGTACCGCTCGTGGTGCCAGCGGCAGATCTGATAGGCTACCCGCACAAAATCTTCGTCGCGGTAGGCATCCAGCTCTTCCAGCATCCGTGCACCCAGCAGGGTATGCTGGCGCATGATTTCTTCATCCTCCGGCGTGCGCGGCTCCGGGCTGTTCAGGACCTGCTCCCCGATCTCCATTTTGCCAATGTCGTGCAGCACCGAGGCCATGCTGATGGTACGGCGCATCTCCTGCGTCAGGGGGTAAGTCTCGGTCTTTTGCACCAGATGGTCCAGCAGCATTCCGGTCAGGGTGCTGATGTGCTGCACATGGGTGCGGCTCTCGCCGTTGCGTCGCTCCACCACCCGGCTCAGAATGCCGATCATCATTTGGCTGCGCTTTTCCTTTTGCGACACCTGATCCGCCACCATGGCGCTCAGGCGGCGCTGCTTTGCATACATGCGGATGGTGTTGGTAATGCGCTGATACACCACCCTTGCATCAAAGGGGCGGCTGATATAATCGGACGCACCCAGATCAAAGGCGCGGCGCACCGTGTCCACATTGTCCTCGCTGGAGATCATGATGACCGGGATCTCTTCCAGCATTCCGCGCTGGCTCATGGCTTCCAGCACAGTAAAGCCGTCAATGCCGGTCATGTGGATATCCAGCAGCACAACGGAGATGCCGGTGGGGTTCTGTTCCAGCAGGCGCAGGCAGTCCTCGCCGGAAGCCGCTTCGGCAGTGTCGAACTGGCTGTTCAGCATCTGGCTGAGCAGCATCCGGTTCATGGCCGAGTCGTCCACGATGAGCACACTCTGGCGGCTGTGGGTGGGCTGCAGGGCGTGCGGCTCCGGCTGACGCTCGGTGATCACGGTGTTTTTCTGGATGCGTGCATAGTGCATCAGCCGTTCCGCGTGCTGCACCGCATCGTCCACATTTTCGTCGTCGATCCACACGCCGCCAATGCTGGCCGACATGCGGATGCGGGAGTAGCCCGGCACGCTGGCCGCCTGCAGCTGCAGACGGATCTGTTCCAGACGCGGGCTGAGCTGTTCCTGCCGGATGTCCGGCAGCAGCAAAAGCAGCCTGCCGCCGTCGTAGCGGATCAGGCGGTCTTTTTCCGAAAGGCCGCGCCGGATGGTGCTTACCGCCGTTTCCAGCACGCTGTTGCCCGCACCGGAGCCGTAAACATCGTTGGAGAACTTCAGATCGTCCATATCCAGCATCGCCACACCGGCGGTAATGCTGCGGTAGCGGTAGTTCTCATCATAATAGGTGCGGTTGTAGGCACCGGTCAGCGGGTCGCGGTAGCGCTTTTCCCGCTCGTCGGTAATGCTGTTGAGCAGCCGCTCACCGTTTTCCGGGTCCAGCAGAACGCTGCGGTCGATCTTGCGGGTCAGCTCCAGCACACAGAGTTGGCCATCCACCTGCACACAGCTGGCCGTGATCTCGTACAGTTCCTGCCCAAAGTATTCCAGCCTTGTTTTCCGGGTGTTCTTTTCCAGCGCCTGCCTTGCCACGCAGTTTTCACACGGACGGCTGCGCCGCCACTGGGCATAGCAGGGCGCGCTGCCCTTTTTGCCGCCCTGCACCTCGTCCGCCTTCATCAGGCGCACCGTCATGAACACCTTGCGGAGCTGGCGCATTTCCTCTTCCATCTGCTGGCGTGTTCTGTCTTTTTTGCTCATCATCGCATATCCCCCGCTGCAAAACCGCGCGTTTTGAGCCGCACGGCATTCCTTCACGAATAACATTATACTATTTTTTACCAGAATACGTCAATCTTCACCCCTTGCAGCCCGCGGTGCGGAATGTGTCGTTTTGATCCTGTAAAATCAACGTAAGCTCTTTATTTTTGTCAAATTTCCTCATCAGACACCGTACTGTGCCGCACAAAGCGACGCAAATTGGGGAGTGCAGTTTTCCGGCCGTCTGCTGCCCGCTCTGCCCGGGAACAGTCCACGTGTTTCCGCCGGAAACTCAGTCTTGATTTTGTGCGCAGAATCCGCTATAATAGTAACGTTCTTTTGAATTGTATATCAGCCGGTGTGTCGGAATGGCAGACGAGGGGGACTCAAAATCCCTTGTGCTAATAACACGTGTGGGTTCGACCCCCACCACCGGCATAAAAAGGAAGCCCTCCAGCTTGTCTGGGGGGCTTTCTTTTATCTGCGGCGTGTGAGCGGGTCGAACAGCACGACCCTGCACAGCAGGGGAGCAATCAGCCCTGCGGGCTGTTGCTCAGTGCGCGGGAGACCCCCACCACCGGCATAGCAAGCAGCTCGAAATCGAAAGGTTTTGGGCTGCTTTTCTTTTTCTGCTCAGTTTCTTATACTTTGGTGTTTTCTGGGAAGATGCGGAATCATTTTCAGTTGTTGACCCGCTGACAGCCTGACACATTGCCTGCAAGCACCGATTTCTTTGCGGAAACCGGTGCTTTTTGCAATTGCACTTTCCCCGGGAGATTATTATACTTATAAAAAAGGCCGGGATGCTGCAAGGACAGGAGGGAAAGCGTATGGCACGGAACAAAACCGCACAGGGCGGTATATCCCTGCGCCGCAAGGTCACGGCATGGCTTGCCGCGATTTTGCTGGTCACCATGCTTTCTACTGGCATTGCTACCATGGCAGGTCAGTGGACGGTACGCTCCTTTGATATGCTGCTGGCCGACAACGCCGTCTGCTACACGGTGCAAAACGCCCTCAAGGACGAAACACAGGCCTTTGCACGCTATGTGCGCCAGCCTACTTCTGAAACCGAACAGGCCTATACCGCCGCCTGCACCGCTTCCGAGCAGAGCCTTGCGGCCCTGCCCTTCGATTATGCCCGCATCGGCGAGGAGCGCTATGCCCGCACATGGAACCTTTTGCAAGGGTATGCGGGCTATCGGCAGGAGCGGGATGCCTTTTTGCAGCTTTCCCCCTCGGCAGATACCTATATTGAACAAATGTACCATGTGATGGCACTGCAGGACTACCTTGCCGAGTATGCGCTACGTCTGACACAGGCCACGCTGGAACAGGAAAACGCCCTTTACAGCAGCACGGCGGCTCACATCCGGCATCTGCCGTGGCTGTATCTGGGGCTGTTCCTGACGGCGGCTGTACTGGTGCTGCTGCTCATCCGGGTGCTGAGCCGCGCTGTTGTGCGTCCGCTGCTGCGGCTGGCGCAGGCTTCCCGCAGCATTGCCGAGGGCGATTTTTCCAGGCCGGACCTACCGGTGAAAAGCAGCGACGAGGTGGGGCGGCTGACGGGAACCTTCAACCAGATGAAGCACGCCATGGCGCAGCAGCTGACCACCCAGCAGGCTTTGCACCGGGAAGAGGTGCGGAACCTTGCACTGGAAAAAGATCTGGAGCACACCCGGCTGGAGGTGCTTAAAAGTCAGGTGAATCCGCATTTTCTGTTCAACACCCTGAACATGATCTCCTGCATGGCGCGGCTGGAGGATGCTTCCACCACCGACCAGATGATCGTGCATCTGGGCAGTTTGTTCCGGCACAACCTGCGCACCAAGCGCCAGCAGATCACGCTGGAGGAGGAACTGGACGGGCTGGAGGACTACATTTATTTGCAGCAAATGCGGTTCGACGGACGCATTACCGTAGAAAAAAGCATCCGGGTGCAGCCTGCGGCGGTTTTGGTGCCGTCCTTTATGCTGCAGCCTGTGGTGGAAAACGCTTACTCGCATGGGCTCAAGTCCCGCGAGGAAGGCGGACGCATCCTGCTGCGGGCATGGATGCAGGGCAAGGTGCTGGTGCTCACAGTTGCAGACAACGGCAAGGGGATGACCCCAGAGGAGCTGGATGCCGTGCAGGCAAAAATTGCCCAGAGCGAGCAGACCGGCCGCAGCATTGGCCTTGGCAATATTTCCCGCCGCATCGGGATGCTGTATCCGGGCGGTAAAATGCAGGTATACAGCCGCGCAGACTGCGGTACTGTGGTGCGGTTTGAGCTCCCGCAAACGCAGCAGCCGGAAGAAAAGGAGGAGACGCTCTCGTGAAGTGCAAATTGCTGGTGGCAGAGGATGAATTGATCGAGCGCAAGGTGCTGTGCCGGACCTTGCAGAAGTATCTGGGAGACCTGATCTGCCTGTACGAAGCCAAAAACGGCAGAGAGGCTCTGGAAATTTTTGCCCGCGAAGCGCCGCAGGTGGCTGTGCTGGACATTGAAATGCCGGGTCTCACTGGGCTGGAGGTGGCGCGCAAGATCCGTGAAACAGACAAAAATTGCGCCATCCTGTTCCTGACCGGCTTTGATAAGTTCGACTACGCACGGCAGGCGATCTCTGTGCGGGCGATGGACTATCTGCTCAAGCCTTACAACGAGCAGGAACTGGTATTCGCGGTGGAGGATGCCATCCGGCAGGTGTCGGTGCCGCTGCCTGCCCACCCGGCACAGCCCCCTGCGCCTGCAGAGCCTCTCCGCCGGGAAGAGGACGAGGATATGCGCACCGCCATCATCCGTGCCGAGATCAGCCGCTTCATCGACGCTCATTATAGGGAGGATATCTCCATGCAGGATGCCGCCGCTGCGCTGCGCTACTCGGACGCCTACTTCTGCAAGTTGTTCAAGCAGTGCTTTAAGGTAAACTTTTCGGCCTACCTGAACGAATACCGGGTGGACAAGGCGCGCCAGCTGATTTTGGACCCGCGCCTGAGCCTGAAGGATATCGGCGCTGCTGTGGGTTACAGCGACGCCAACTATTTTACAAGGGTGTTCAAGCGCCTGACCGGCCAGACCCCTTCGGAATACCGCGTAGCCGCAGCGGAAAAAGCGGCACAAGGATAAATCGGATCCAAAAGAAGCGCTCGTTCTTTCCTGCCTGTGAACAGGAGAGGAACGGGTGCTTTTTTGTTTTTGCCAGTTTTTTTCGTCCAAAAAACACAAAAATTGTACTTGGATACAACAAAGACAAAATCGTACTGCGTTTCACAAAATAATCCGGTTTCGCAAAAATGAACGAGTTGTTAAAATACAATCATAGAAAAAACGTGAAAAGAGAGGATGCCATTCATGAAGAGAAGAACGTTTTTGTCGCTGATGGGCGCAGCGGCACTGACCAGCAGCATGATGCTTACCGGCTGCGGTGCCGGCTCCGGTGACGACCGCAAGATCGTGCGCATCGGCCATGTGCAGTCCCAGACCCACCCGGATCATCTAGGACTGGAAGCCTTTGCCAACTACATCAACGAGAAGCTGGGCGATAAGTACCGTGTAGAGGTGTACCCCAGCGAGCTGCTGGGCTCCCAGACCGAAATGGTGCAGCTGACCCAGACCGGTGCCATCGACTTTGTGGTGGCGTCCACTGCCATCATGGAAACCTTCAGTGCCAAATACCAGATCTTCAACCTGCCTTACCTGTTCTCCAGCGTAGAAGCCTACCATGAGGCGATGGACGACCCCGAAGTGACGGACCCCATTTTCAAGACCACTTCCAAGGCCGGTCTGGAAACGGTGGCATGGCTGGATGCCGGCACCCGCAACTTCTACACCATCAAGACCCCCATCAACCAGCCCTCCGACCTGAAGGGTCTGAAGATCCGCGTGCAGCAGTCGCCCACCAACGTGGAAATGATGCGTCTGCTGGGCGGCACCGCTACGCCCATGGGCTTCGGCGATGTGTACACCGCCTTGCAGGCCGGTATTCTGGATGGTGCCGAGAATAATGAGCTGGCTCTGACCGATAACGGTCACGGCGATATCTGCAAGTATTACTCCTACGATATGCATCAGATGGTGCCGGACCTGCTGGTGGCAAACTACGCCTTCCTGAACGAGCTCAGCGACGAGGAGCGCGCGATCTTTGAAGAGGGCTTCCAGATCGTGAAGCGCACCGAGCAGGACGCTTGGGAGGATGCCGTGACCGAGGCCAAGGACAAGGCCGAGAACGAGCAGCACGTCAACTTTATTTACCCGGACACTGCACCGTTTCAGGAGGCTATGGCCCCCCTGCACGATTCCGTGCTGGCAGCAAACCCGGAATTGCAGCCCATTTATGACCTGATCCAGCAGCACAACGCTGCCCACACTGCGGACTGAGGAGGAGCATCATGGAAAAACTGAGAAATACCCTGAACAAGGTGCTCAACCTGCTGGCAGGTCTGAGCATGACGGTCATGGTGGTGCTGACCACCTATCAGGTCATCGTACGTTATATTTTCAACTCTCCCTCCACATGGTCGGAGGAACTGGTGGGTTATCTGTTCGGCTGGAGCACCATGCTGGGTGCCACCATCGTCTCCGGCGAGCGCGGCCACATGAACATCCCCGTGCTGGTGGACCGGTTCAACCCCACCATGCGCAAGGCCTTCAACATTTTTGCCGAGATCATTGCGTTCGTTTTCTCCGCGACCATTCTGGTGTTCGGCGGTTTTCAGGTGTCCCAGCTGGCTATGGGACAGCAGACCTCCTCGCTGGGCGTAGCTGTGGGCGTGTTCTACTGGGTCATGCCCATCTGCGGCGTGATCATTCTGGTGTATTCCGTGCTGAACATTATCGGCATCGCCAACGGCTCCATCTGTCTGGATACCCCGGAGGATGCAGACTTTGCAAAGGTGGAAGCCGAAATGGCTGCCGATGCCGACAAGGAAAATAAGGAGGACTAAGCTGTGGCAATTCAAGCGTTACTCGTAATTCTGGCAGTGCTGCTGGTGCTGCTGTTCCTCGGCGTGCCCATCTCGTACGCCATTGCAGTCTCTTCCCTGACTGCCATCCTTTCTTCCATTGACCTGAACGTGGCCGTGCTGACCGCTGCCCAGCGCACCTTTGTGGGCATGAGCAAGTTCAGTCTGACCGCCATCCCGTTCTTTATTCTGGCCGGCAACATCATGAATCAGGGCGGCATCGCCAAACGTCTGGTGGATTTCGTCATGGCTATTCTGGGCAAGATGCCCGGCGCACTGCTGGTGACCAACATCGGCACCAACGCTCTGTTCGGCGCCATCTCCGGCTCTGCATCCGCTGCGGCTGCCGCCGTTGGCTCCATGATCCGCGACGGTGCCGAGGAGCAGGGCTACGACCCCGCCGTGACCGCTGCCACCAATGCCGCTTCCTCCTGCTCCGGTTTGCTGATCCCACCGTCCAACGCCCTGATTACCTACTCTCTGGCATCCGGCGGCACCTCTGTGGCTGCGCTGTTCATGGCCGGTTACATTCCCGGCATCATCTGGGCGCTGTGCTGCTGCGTGGTGGGCGTGCTGCTGGCGGTCAAGCTGGGCTATAAAGGCACCCCCGGCAAGTTTGACTGGAAAAATCTCGGCATCTGCACCCTGCGCGCCCTGCCTTCCCTGTCCCTGATCATCGTGGTCATCGGCGGCATCATCGGCGGTGTGTTCTCTGCCACCGAAGGCTCTGCCATTGCCGTTGTCTATGCGCTGATCCTTGCTTTCTGCTACCGCTCCATCAACCTGAAGAGCCTGTGGAAGATCCTCGTGGACTCTGCCAAGATGTCCGGCATGGTGGTGTTCCTTGTAGGCGTTTCCAACATTCTGGGCTGGGTCATGGCCTTTTTGCAGATCCCGGATGCTGTGGCGGCAGCTCTGCTGAGCCTGACCAGCAATAAGTACATCATCCTGCTCATCATGAACGTGATCCTGCTGGTGTCCGGCACCTTTATGGATGTGACTCCGGCCATCCTCATCTTCACCCCGCTGTTCCTGCCCATCTGCCAGAGCTTTGGCATGAGCACCATCCAGTTCGGTCTGATCCTCGTGTATAACCTGTGCATCGGCAACATCACCCCGCCTGTGGGCAACGCACTGTTCGTGGGCATCAAGGTGGGCCGCACCTCGCTTTCCAAGGTCATGCCGTACATGCTTATGTACTATGTGGCCATCATCGGCGGCCTGCTGCTGGTCACCTTTATCCCGGCAGTGTCTACCGCACTGCCGCAGGCAATGGGCCTGATGTAACTGAGACATTCCCTTCTTCTCCTAAAAGGCGGTACCTGCTTTGCGGCGGGCACCGCCTTTTCCTGTCTCTTGCACAAAGGCAGTCTTATGCGCTATACTATCTGCAAAGGGAGGGAGACACCATGCGCAGACGGACTTTTTTAGCCGGGCTGGGCTTTGCAGCCTTGCAGCTGGCAGGCTGCAGCGCAAAGTCGCAGACCACACCGGACTATGTGCTGACCTATGCCGACAACCAGCCCGCCGGGTACCCCACTACGCAGGGCGCGCAGTATTTTGCAGACCTTGTGCAGCAGCAGACCGGGGGCAAGGTGGTCATTCAGGTCAAGGCGAACGGCGAGTACGGCTCGGAACAGCAGGTGTGGGAACAGCTTGCCATTGGCGGCGTAGATTTTGCCCGTGTGTCGCTCTCGGTGGTCACGGACGATCTGCCCCGGCTCAACGTGCTGCTGCTGCCGTATCTCTACCGGGATGCCGACCACATGTGGCGCGTGCTGGACGGCAGCATCGGGGCTGAGTTTTTGCAGGACTTTACCGCGCAGGGGCGCGTGGGCCTGAGCTGGTACGACGCGGGTGCCCGCTCGTTCTATGCCCGTCAGCCGGTGCGCAGCCTAAGCGATCTGCAGGGCAAGACCATCCGCGTGCAGGATTCGCAGATCGTGATCGACATGATCCGCCTGCTGGGTGCAGTGCCGGAGACCACGGCGTACAGCGATGTCTACTCGGCGCTTGAGACCGGGCAGATCGATGCCGCCGAAAACAACTGGCCGGCCTACTATTCCATGGAGCACTACAAGGTGGCACGGTACTACATGGCCGATGAGCACAGCCGCGTACCGGAGGTGCAGCTGGCTTCCGGCCGCACATGGGATGCACTGCCGGAGGAATATCGGCAGACCCTGCAAGCGTGCGCCCGGGCATCGGCGCAGTACGAGCGCCAACTCTGGGCACAGGAGGAAACAGCTGCCCGAAAAGCGGCATTGGCTGGCGGGTGCCGGGAACTGCCGCTGCCCGAAGAAGAAATGCAGAACTTCCGGCAGCTGGTGCAGCCGCTGTACCGAAAATACTGTGCCGACTATCTGCCGCTGGTGGAAGAGATACAGGCAGAGTGACAACCGAAAAGGGACGAGTCAAATAAAAAGGCTCACAGCTTTGAGGTTA
Above is a genomic segment from Faecalibacterium taiwanense containing:
- a CDS encoding TRAP transporter substrate-binding protein — encoded protein: MRRRTFLAGLGFAALQLAGCSAKSQTTPDYVLTYADNQPAGYPTTQGAQYFADLVQQQTGGKVVIQVKANGEYGSEQQVWEQLAIGGVDFARVSLSVVTDDLPRLNVLLLPYLYRDADHMWRVLDGSIGAEFLQDFTAQGRVGLSWYDAGARSFYARQPVRSLSDLQGKTIRVQDSQIVIDMIRLLGAVPETTAYSDVYSALETGQIDAAENNWPAYYSMEHYKVARYYMADEHSRVPEVQLASGRTWDALPEEYRQTLQACARASAQYERQLWAQEETAARKAALAGGCRELPLPEEEMQNFRQLVQPLYRKYCADYLPLVEEIQAE
- a CDS encoding helix-turn-helix domain-containing protein, producing MKCKLLVAEDELIERKVLCRTLQKYLGDLICLYEAKNGREALEIFAREAPQVAVLDIEMPGLTGLEVARKIRETDKNCAILFLTGFDKFDYARQAISVRAMDYLLKPYNEQELVFAVEDAIRQVSVPLPAHPAQPPAPAEPLRREEDEDMRTAIIRAEISRFIDAHYREDISMQDAAAALRYSDAYFCKLFKQCFKVNFSAYLNEYRVDKARQLILDPRLSLKDIGAAVGYSDANYFTRVFKRLTGQTPSEYRVAAAEKAAQG
- a CDS encoding sensor histidine kinase: MARNKTAQGGISLRRKVTAWLAAILLVTMLSTGIATMAGQWTVRSFDMLLADNAVCYTVQNALKDETQAFARYVRQPTSETEQAYTAACTASEQSLAALPFDYARIGEERYARTWNLLQGYAGYRQERDAFLQLSPSADTYIEQMYHVMALQDYLAEYALRLTQATLEQENALYSSTAAHIRHLPWLYLGLFLTAAVLVLLLIRVLSRAVVRPLLRLAQASRSIAEGDFSRPDLPVKSSDEVGRLTGTFNQMKHAMAQQLTTQQALHREEVRNLALEKDLEHTRLEVLKSQVNPHFLFNTLNMISCMARLEDASTTDQMIVHLGSLFRHNLRTKRQQITLEEELDGLEDYIYLQQMRFDGRITVEKSIRVQPAAVLVPSFMLQPVVENAYSHGLKSREEGGRILLRAWMQGKVLVLTVADNGKGMTPEELDAVQAKIAQSEQTGRSIGLGNISRRIGMLYPGGKMQVYSRADCGTVVRFELPQTQQPEEKEETLS
- a CDS encoding TRAP transporter substrate-binding protein: MPFMKRRTFLSLMGAAALTSSMMLTGCGAGSGDDRKIVRIGHVQSQTHPDHLGLEAFANYINEKLGDKYRVEVYPSELLGSQTEMVQLTQTGAIDFVVASTAIMETFSAKYQIFNLPYLFSSVEAYHEAMDDPEVTDPIFKTTSKAGLETVAWLDAGTRNFYTIKTPINQPSDLKGLKIRVQQSPTNVEMMRLLGGTATPMGFGDVYTALQAGILDGAENNELALTDNGHGDICKYYSYDMHQMVPDLLVANYAFLNELSDEERAIFEEGFQIVKRTEQDAWEDAVTEAKDKAENEQHVNFIYPDTAPFQEAMAPLHDSVLAANPELQPIYDLIQQHNAAHTAD
- a CDS encoding TRAP transporter small permease, with product MEKLRNTLNKVLNLLAGLSMTVMVVLTTYQVIVRYIFNSPSTWSEELVGYLFGWSTMLGATIVSGERGHMNIPVLVDRFNPTMRKAFNIFAEIIAFVFSATILVFGGFQVSQLAMGQQTSSLGVAVGVFYWVMPICGVIILVYSVLNIIGIANGSICLDTPEDADFAKVEAEMAADADKENKED
- a CDS encoding SpoIID/LytB domain-containing protein; protein product: MKHLHRFVRRAAAFVLAAALCVCVLAPAASAATTMGGADTTLIPAEEENCLAWLFGTSDTITMPYLNIKGKGLQRNVTLNLVDCLVGITYTELGSIGSYVSASAAQQAWKAQAVAIHSYLEYHKQYGSSANALIYTPVDQIPSSAREAIRRAVEPVKNEILTYNGSVCDAVWSASAGYNTQTGVYGTCSGRDAWGTDVPYLQSVESPYEEQYHNKLRRVIGKDYTYKEYNDSRTGEPYVSADTTHKDLGGFVQYNTFVSNGRSYRYIGQFVSSRYCFDFGADESGTPCMTYYGFGHGVGMSQCGAVGYAQEQGMGYREILSHYYTGVSISTSGSSGGGFFGWLHSLFHW
- a CDS encoding TRAP transporter large permease → MAIQALLVILAVLLVLLFLGVPISYAIAVSSLTAILSSIDLNVAVLTAAQRTFVGMSKFSLTAIPFFILAGNIMNQGGIAKRLVDFVMAILGKMPGALLVTNIGTNALFGAISGSASAAAAAVGSMIRDGAEEQGYDPAVTAATNAASSCSGLLIPPSNALITYSLASGGTSVAALFMAGYIPGIIWALCCCVVGVLLAVKLGYKGTPGKFDWKNLGICTLRALPSLSLIIVVIGGIIGGVFSATEGSAIAVVYALILAFCYRSINLKSLWKILVDSAKMSGMVVFLVGVSNILGWVMAFLQIPDAVAAALLSLTSNKYIILLIMNVILLVSGTFMDVTPAILIFTPLFLPICQSFGMSTIQFGLILVYNLCIGNITPPVGNALFVGIKVGRTSLSKVMPYMLMYYVAIIGGLLLVTFIPAVSTALPQAMGLM
- a CDS encoding HD domain-containing phosphohydrolase, which gives rise to MMSKKDRTRQQMEEEMRQLRKVFMTVRLMKADEVQGGKKGSAPCYAQWRRSRPCENCVARQALEKNTRKTRLEYFGQELYEITASCVQVDGQLCVLELTRKIDRSVLLDPENGERLLNSITDEREKRYRDPLTGAYNRTYYDENYRYRSITAGVAMLDMDDLKFSNDVYGSGAGNSVLETAVSTIRRGLSEKDRLIRYDGGRLLLLLPDIRQEQLSPRLEQIRLQLQAASVPGYSRIRMSASIGGVWIDDENVDDAVQHAERLMHYARIQKNTVITERQPEPHALQPTHSRQSVLIVDDSAMNRMLLSQMLNSQFDTAEAASGEDCLRLLEQNPTGISVVLLDIHMTGIDGFTVLEAMSQRGMLEEIPVIMISSEDNVDTVRRAFDLGASDYISRPFDARVVYQRITNTIRMYAKQRRLSAMVADQVSQKEKRSQMMIGILSRVVERRNGESRTHVQHISTLTGMLLDHLVQKTETYPLTQEMRRTISMASVLHDIGKMEIGEQVLNSPEPRTPEDEEIMRQHTLLGARMLEELDAYRDEDFVRVAYQICRWHHERYDGSGYPDQLVGEQIPIAAQVVGLADAYETLTTGSGSQPPVPCAAAVQMLCTGEAGAFNPVLLDCLREIENEIDDAMRRRPETL